In Paenibacillus segetis, a single window of DNA contains:
- a CDS encoding helix-turn-helix domain-containing protein, producing METKNITAVEKLAILLEIKEGIIGLNAKARKFGISKASIQVWRQRYKVYSFEGLKPKM from the coding sequence ATGGAAACAAAGAACATTACAGCAGTAGAGAAATTAGCGATCCTTCTAGAAATTAAAGAGGGAATTATCGGATTAAATGCGAAGGCCCGAAAGTTTGGTATATCCAAGGCTTCAATACAGGTGTGGCGGCAGCGTTACAAAGTGTACAGTTTTGAAGGGTTGAAACCTAAAATGTGA
- a CDS encoding alpha/beta hydrolase, with product MIQETYSLWTKEEFAYPVVGEFIPNIVTYIHDDQQVRPAILVVPGGGYCAVSNSEGEVVAKEFYNKGYNTFVVTYTTNLLMNIPLKWQPLRDLSKAIMLVRKNAKRFHIHTDQIAVCGFSAGGHLTGSLAVHYGDNELKIKEDFNRISNRPDAVILSYPVITTGEKAHRDSFMALLGKDASDQELAYMSLEKHVTSTTPPVFLWHTATDEAVPVENSILFADACKEQGVPYEIHVFSEGQHGLSLANEEWASYSYGGDYTMQQLFETLQNLVDNGIELPEPFNMFGHIPKGLSIKEVFKNAVDKIQPAKPDKGIASWPELAHHWLGRVLN from the coding sequence ATGATTCAAGAAACTTACTCGCTTTGGACAAAAGAAGAATTCGCGTATCCGGTTGTAGGAGAGTTTATACCCAATATAGTCACTTATATTCACGATGATCAACAGGTACGGCCTGCAATACTAGTTGTTCCAGGCGGAGGATATTGTGCTGTTTCTAATTCTGAAGGGGAAGTTGTTGCAAAGGAATTTTATAATAAAGGATATAATACATTTGTCGTTACTTACACGACCAATCTCTTAATGAACATACCATTAAAATGGCAACCATTGAGGGATTTATCTAAAGCAATCATGCTTGTCAGAAAAAATGCAAAGCGATTTCATATTCATACGGACCAAATAGCAGTATGTGGTTTTTCTGCTGGTGGACATCTGACAGGCAGTCTAGCAGTTCATTATGGTGACAATGAGTTGAAAATTAAAGAGGATTTTAATAGAATAAGTAATCGCCCAGATGCTGTAATCTTATCGTACCCAGTGATTACAACTGGAGAAAAAGCTCACCGAGATTCATTCATGGCTCTCTTGGGTAAGGACGCGTCAGATCAAGAGTTAGCGTATATGTCTTTAGAAAAACATGTTACTTCCACCACTCCTCCTGTATTTTTATGGCATACGGCGACAGATGAAGCCGTGCCAGTAGAAAATAGTATACTTTTTGCTGATGCATGCAAAGAACAAGGTGTACCTTATGAAATTCATGTGTTTTCAGAAGGTCAACATGGATTGTCGCTTGCGAATGAGGAATGGGCTTCTTACAGTTATGGCGGGGATTACACGATGCAGCAGTTATTTGAGACGTTGCAGAATTTGGTTGATAACGGTATCGAATTACCTGAGCCTTTTAACATGTTTGGTCATATTCCTAAAGGTTTGAGCATAAAAGAAGTTTTTAAAAATGCTGTCGACAAAATTCAACCAGCAAAGCCGGATAAAGGCATTGCTAGTTGGCCAGAATTAGCACATCACTGGTTAGGAAGGGTGCTCAATTAG
- a CDS encoding sensor histidine kinase: MKKYIHKRISISMKLVLFVLGVLIATFLLLIGFTLLLRYIGIISLTSSPSKRNGGILFTVVFLSGFYILIATSITTFLSHRVLNPISKVIESIHRVAGGDFSVEVDLKGSNELEEVSINLNKMIRTLSGIETLRNDLINNFSHEFKTPIGSICGFAQMLKKDTLSEKEKREYIDAVIEESEQLASLIGSVLTLAKYENLEFMMDKTSFRLDEQVRNTIILMELEWSEKNITVNTHLDETVYNGNEDMTNQIWDNLLDNAIKFSHENGLINIIVFLMIIQTALSHLLSGGIHISSVAVLYQNGQEKRCISIKLYRNC, from the coding sequence ATGAAAAAATACATTCACAAGAGAATAAGCATTTCAATGAAATTGGTCTTGTTTGTTCTTGGTGTACTCATCGCGACATTCTTGCTGCTAATAGGCTTTACTCTTCTGCTTCGATACATTGGTATTATTTCACTTACATCTTCTCCAAGTAAAAGAAATGGAGGCATTCTGTTTACGGTTGTTTTTCTCTCAGGATTTTATATATTGATAGCTACTTCTATTACTACCTTTCTCAGCCATAGAGTATTAAATCCCATAAGTAAGGTTATTGAATCCATCCATAGAGTTGCAGGTGGAGATTTTAGCGTTGAGGTGGATTTGAAAGGAAGCAACGAGTTGGAAGAAGTTTCTATTAATTTAAATAAAATGATTAGAACACTGTCAGGTATTGAGACACTGCGAAACGATTTAATTAATAACTTTTCACATGAATTTAAAACACCTATTGGTTCCATATGCGGTTTTGCCCAAATGCTAAAAAAAGATACATTGTCAGAAAAAGAAAAACGGGAATATATTGACGCTGTCATTGAGGAATCCGAGCAATTAGCCTCGCTTATCGGCAGTGTACTTACTTTGGCAAAGTATGAGAATCTTGAATTCATGATGGATAAAACTTCATTTAGGCTTGATGAACAGGTCAGAAATACAATCATTTTGATGGAGCTCGAGTGGTCTGAAAAGAATATTACCGTCAATACCCACTTGGATGAAACGGTTTATAATGGGAATGAGGATATGACAAATCAAATTTGGGACAATTTGTTAGATAATGCAATCAAATTTTCCCATGAGAATGGCTTGATAAATATTATCGTTTTTTTAATGATTATACAAACTGCCCTAAGTCATCTGCTCTCCGGTGGTATTCATATTTCATCTGTCGCTGTGTTATATCAGAATGGTCAGGAGAAGCGATGTATTTCCATAAAACTGTATAGGAATTGCTGA